The stretch of DNA TCGGCCGCCTCCTCGGCCGAGGTCGCCCCGACGTCGATGAACATATCGTCCACCTTCAGCGGCTTTTTCCGGTCCTCCTCGGTCATCACGTGCGGGGGCTTCCCGCCGATGACGCCAGAGACCTGGCCCTTCGTCCCGTGGAGGACGACGCGCTGGGCATACAGGGTGGCGTCGAACCATCCGCCGACGGTGACGAAACGGACAAAGCCGCGCTCGTCGATGAACTTCACCATCAGCCCGATCTCGTCCATGTGGGCCGCGAGCAGGATCGTGAAATCGTCGCCTTTCTTCACCGTGATCAGGTTGCCCATCGTGTCTTCCCTGATCTCGTCGACATACGCCGCAACCTCGCCGCGGATGACCTCCGCGACGCTTCCCTCGCTGCCCGAGATGCCGTGGGCGTTGGAGAGTTTTTTGAGCAGTTCTTTAACCATGTGATCACCCTGTTAATTCTTTCCGGATTCTTCCACGGCGGCGGCGATCCGGTCCAGCGCCCGCTTCAGGTCGGCCTGCGACGCCGCATAACTGATCCGGGCGTATCCGGGCGTGCGCGTCCCGAACGCCGAGCCCGGGACGATGATGACGCCTTTCTGAATAATGGTATTGAAGAGGTTCTCCTCGACCGGCAGGTAGACGTAGAACGCACCCTCGGGCGTGGCAAACGAGAACCCGAGGTCGCGCAGGCCCCCGCAGATGAGGTCGCGCCGTTTCCGGTATTCGTCGCGCATCGCGGCGACCGGCGCCTGGTCGCCGGCGATGGCGGCCACGGCGGCGTACTGGGAGATCGAGGTGGCGCAGGCCTGGCAGTACTGGTGCACCTTCAGGCACGCCTCGACGGTCTCCTCAGGGGCCGCAAGATAGCCCAGGCGCCACCCGGTCATCGAGTAGGTCTTCGAGGTGGCGTTGATCGTCACCACGTCCTCGCCGAAACGGGCGGCGCTGAAATGGGGCTTTCCATAGGTGAAGTGCTCGTAGACCTCGTCCGAAACGACGGTCACGCCGCTATCTGCGGCATACTCCACCAGGGCCCGGATCGACTCCTCGCTCTCCACCATGCCGGTCGGGTTGGCCGGGGTGTTCAGCACGAAGAGGCGCGCCCCGTCCATCTGCTCCTTCGCCGCCTCCACGTCGATATGGAGGGTGGCATCGAGGGGCAGGCCCTCGGCCCGCCCGCCGGCAAGGGCGGCGAGAGCGGCGTACGAGACAAAACCCGGATCGGCCATCAGGACGCGGTCGCCCTGGTCGACCAGCGCCTGCATCACGATATGCAGGGCCTCGCTCGCCCCGGCCGTGACGATCACATTGGAGGGGTCGTACCTGAGGGCGTTCTCGCGCAGCAACTTCTCCGCGATCGCCTCACGCAGTTCGGGTATCCCGGCGTTCACCGTATAGCCGGTCTTCCCCTCGTGGATCGCCCGGATCGCCGCCTCGCCGATATGCGCCGGCGTCGGGAAGTCGGGCTGGCCGAGGCCGAGGTTGATCGCATCTTTCCCGGCCCCCTCGAACATCCGCCGGATCCCGGAGAGTTCGATGCCGCGCACCCGCTCTGCAAATCGTTCTGCTGCCATAAAACCGCCTTCACTCGATATTGGCGTGCCTGCACTTGAGGTCTTCGACGTCGGTCTCGGTGATCTCCATCAGGCGGGAGACGATCGCGTCGGCGAGCACCATGCACGCCGTCTCAAAGATCGTCCCCAGGGGAGCGAACGACTTGTGCTCGCCCATCATCTGCCTGATCTCGAACTCCACCGATTCGTCCTTGACCTCGTCCCGGTGCGACTCGATCACGAGGATGCCGTCGGCGATCCGCCCAATCCGCGAGTCCTTGTTCGAGGTGATCAGGCAGACGCGCCCGCCGATCTCCTTGGCGGTCTCGGCGAGTTCCGCCACCGTCTTCGTCTTGCCCGACCCGGAGAAGACGACCAGCACATCGCCCTCTGCCATCGCCGGCGTCACGGTCTCCCCGACGACAAAGCACTGCAGCCCCAGGTGCATCAACCGCATCGCAAAGGCCTTCGCCACAAGCCCCGAGCGGCCCGCCCCGAGGACATAGATCCGCTTTCCGCAGAGGATCTCGTGCAAAAAGAGATCCACCTCCTCTTTTGAGATGCCGTCGGCGATCGAGGCGATCTTCGACGCCATCAGCCGCATCATATCCTGTACTTCATGACCAGTCATAATCGTCAGGAATGGTGGTCGTGCCAGCTACATTAGAATATCGTGCACCCGGCCGGCGCCCCCGAGCCCCTTTAGATGAACCGCTCGAAACGGTCGGCCTTCGCCTTGCAGACCGGGCAAACCTCCGGCGGGCTGTCCCGGGCGCAGAGGTAGCCGCAGACCCGGCACCGCCAGACCGGGAAGGGGAGAGCGCCGAGCCCTGCCGCAGGCGTCTCTTTCTTCTTCGGCCCGCCGGGCGGACGCCGCTCGGGCACCGCGCCCGCCTTCGCGTTCCCGGCCGCGATCTCCCCGGAGACATAGAGGGCGCAGTAGCAGGCGCCGTGCTCGGTGAGATCAGGGTCGCGGTAGTCGCAGGGGCAGACGATATCGAGGTCCCGCTCCCTGATCCCGGCGGCGAGGCGGCAGGGACAGGAGGGGTAGCCGTAACGCTCGGTGTTTGCGAGCAGGCCGGCGACAAGCCCGTTCACGAACGCCCGGTCCGGGCTGAGGTGATACCCCCCGGCCTCAGCCTCCTTTTTCAGGCGGAGGTACTCCCGCTCGATCTCCGCGTCCGACGGCGGGGGCATCAGATAAGCGCCTCCCTGATATCCTCCTCCTTGAAGCCGACGATCACCCGTCCGTTGATCACGACGGTGGGAAACGACCCCAGGGGGTTGTAGCGCTTCATCATATCGGCGTACACCCGCTCCATCTCCTCCCTCGGGAGCTGGTCCACAAAGACGTAGTCGTAGGCCACGCCGAGATCGTTGAGGAGGGCTTTGGTCTTTGCGCACCAGCCGCAGGTGCTCAGGGCGAAGAGCATGACCCTGCCCTTATCGGTTCCGGCGACGTGTATCGGGTCCATATGTGATGGGGATTGCCGGGATCCGGTTTAAGGCTATCCCCTATCAGGAGATCCCGATGATCGAGATCAGGTCGCGGATGTTCCCGAGCACGTAGTCGGGCCTGGACCCGAGGGAGACCGGGCCGTCGCTCTGGTCGCCGTACAGGGCATATGCCGTCCGCATGCCGAGGGCCCGGCCCGGTTCGATCTCCCGCCTGATGCTGTCGCCGACCACCATCGCATCCGACGGTGAGGCCGAGAGGGTGGAAAGGGCGTGGAGAAACGACGCCGGGTCGGGCTTTCTCTGCCCCGAGATATCGGGCGTGACGACGCAGGAGAAGAGATCGTCGAGACCGGCCTTTCGCAGCCGCGAGCGCGCCTGGGAGGAGTGGGCGTCGGTGACGACCGCAAGGGAGAGGTCTGCAGAGGCGAGGGCGTCGAGGGTCTCCCGCACGCCCGGGTACGGGCGGATCGAGGCGATCTTCGCCTTCTCGTAGACCGTGCAGCACGGCATCACGCAGGAGCGGTCGGCGCCGATATCGAGGAGGTACTCGATCACGTTGGACGGGTCCTCGAACCCGACGCCCGGACGCCTGAAATAGGCGTACAACGCCTCTACATCCCCGGCGCCCGCGTGCTCCACCACCGCCCGGCACGCCGCCTTCTTCGCCGCAACAAAATCCCAGAGGGTGTTGTCCATGTCGAAGAGCACGGCCTTCACCGCACGATCCCCAGCGCCAGAAGTTTCCTGCATACCCCCACGTCCCTCGTAAACTCTGTATGCAGGTCTTCATCCATGAAGGTTAGCCTGAAGGCAGAGGAATCGTTCCCTTTGCCCCCGTACTCGCTGAATACCAGGACGGAGCCGAGATCGATCACCCCGAAGACCACGGCGAGATAGGCGAGGAGCCTGAAGAAGGCGGCGGCACCGGTCGTTGCAGGGCGTTCATGGTAGGGCGAGCGGAAGAGGAAGTACTCCACACCTTCGGCATCGCAGAGATCGGCCATGGCGGTGTCGGCGGTGAGCAGGACCGGCAGGCTGAACCGCTCCTCCTCGAACCTCCTGAGCGCCCGGACGATCAGCCCGTCGTTCTCCCGCGAGGTATGGGCGGCGTCGGCGCCGGTATCGAGGAGGAGGGCGCGGTCCCGCAGGTCCCGGTATTCGGCCATCGCGAGGTAGGCCGCTTTTCTGGACTTTTTCTTCTTCCGGTTCTCGAACTCGCCGATCACATCGGCGTGGGCGGGTGCGGACGCCTGGAGTTCGGCGATGAACCGGGAGGAGTATTTGTGGTTGAGGGCGTATTCGACCTCCTGCCTGACGATGTCAGGGAGGATCGTCTCTTCCGGGGCGATCACCCCGGTGACCGTGACGAAACGGTGGTATAGGAGGTTGGTGTCGATGCCGAAGCGGACCTCCTTTTTCAACTCCCGGTAGATCCCGAGGCGCCCGACAAACTCCGCCAGGTTCTCGTACGAGGTCACGCCGCTGGCGAGCAGGCACTCGTCGTAATCGGTAAATGCAGGCATTTCGGTTGCATGGCTCTTATATGCTCCCGCCCCCCTGTCGAAATCTTCTTTTTCGGCGATGAACCTGATGCGGTATCCAGCACCCTCAGGTTCGACGGAGAAAAGGGCGAGATCATAGAGGGGAGACGAGACAGTGAAGCGCCCGGAGAAGAGGTTTGCCAGGATTGGAAGTTCCCGGCCCTCGATCTCGACGGAGAGGCTCATGCCTGTCCCCCGGCAAGGTCATGGAGAGGTTGGAGGTGGAGGGGGATCATCGGGTAGGGTAGCGCCATCCCCTCCTCGACCAGGAGGCCGAGATAGTAGATATGGGCGGGAGCGATCCCGGCCGATGCAAGGGCGGTGCATGCCGAGACGATCGCCGCCTTTCTCCCGGGCGTGATATCGAGGGCGATAGCAGATCCCTCCCGGCAAAGCCGCTCCGCGAGCCTTAATACCGCCTCTCCTGCGGCGGCATAGTCCCCGCACGGCAGATCGACGGTCGAGATCCGGGGATTGGTCCCGTATCGTTCCGAGATGATCCCGATACCCTCGACGATCCCGGCGGGGCTGGAGCGGCACGCCGCATCCATGAGGATAAAGACATCGGTGGGGGCGTACACGCCCTCACGGAGGACGGCGTGGTAGGTGTTGAGGAGCGCCCAGATCGACCGCCCGGCGAAGGTGATATAGGCCCGCCGTTCCTGCATGGCTGAGGGTATCCGGGAGAGAAGGTAAAAAAATTGTGATCCTCGCTCACGCCACCGGGACGACGAGCGGGAGACCTTTGTGAGTCACCACATCGACAGATACGCCGTAGACATCCTGGATCACCGCGGGGGTGACGATGTCGCGGTCGCCGTGGGCATAGACCCGCCCGTCTTTTAAGAAGATGAACCGGTCGGCGTACCTGAGCGCCTGGTTGAGGTCGTGCATCGTCATCACCGCCGCAATCGTGTGCTGGCGGACGATCTGCACGATGGTGGAGAGGATCTCGACCTGGTTTTTGAGGTCCAGGCTGCTCGTCGGTTCGTCGAGGAGGAGGATCTTGGGCTCCTGCACGAGCGCCCGGGCGATCGCCACCTTCTGGAGTTCGCCGCCGCTCATCTCGTCGATGTACGAGAGGCGGAGGTTGTCCATCGAGAGGCGGTGGAAGACGGCGTCGACGATCCTGAGGTCGCGCTCGGTGATGTCCCAGCCGATATGGGGGCGCCGACCCAGGAGGACGGCGTCGAAGGCGGTCAACCGCCCGGTTTCGACCCGCTGAGGGACGTAGCCCACCCGCCTGGCGATGTCCATCAGGTTCAAACGGGAGAGGTCTTCCCCGTCGAGGTTGACGACGCCGCCTTTCGGCCTGAGGATCCGGTTGAGGCACTTGAGGAGCGTCGTCTTCCCGACACCGTTCGGCCCCAGGATCGCCACCACCTCGCCGGCGTCGATCGTGAAGGCGATCTCGCTGAGGACGTCGTGGTTCCGGTACAGGAACGTGAGTTCGTCGACCGAGAGGATCATCGCCGGTACCCCCTGAGGAGGAGATAGATGAAGACCGGCGCCCCCATGAACGCCGTCAGGACGGCGACCGGGAGGATGTACGGCGCCACGATCACCCGGGCGACGGTGTCGGAGGCGAGGAGGAGGACGCCGCCCATCACGCAGGAGCCCGGGATCAGGTAGCGCTGGTCGTCGCCGATCAGGCGTCTGACCATGTGCGGGCAGACGAGCCCGACAAACCCGATCACACCGAGGAACGAGACGATCACGGCGGAGACGAGGGCGGCGACGATCATCCCGATGTTCCGCACCCCCTCGACATTGACGCCGAGCCCTTTTGCGGCCTCGTCGCCGGCGTCGATGGAGTTGTAGTTCCAGCGGTTCGCAATAAAGAAGATGGTCGCCGCCACGACGACGAAGGACATGATCCCGAGTTCTGGCCAGTTGATCCGGCCGACGTCGCCGAAGGTCCAGAAGACGACGGCGGCGAGCTGGGCGTCAGAGGCGAAGTACTGCAGGAACATCGTCCCGGCGGTGAAGAGCGAGGAGAGCGCCACGCCCGCGAGCACCATCACCTCAGGGGACGCCCCCCGCACCCGGGAGATGAGCAGGATCACCCCGGTGGCGAGGAGGCAGAAGATGAAGGCGACGATCGTCGTCAGGTAGGGGTTGTTGAGGGTGACGGCGTCGGCGACCGTCGAGTGCATCTGCCCGGTGCCCAGGACGATGACCGAGACCGCCGCCCCGAAGGCGCCGGCGTTGGAGATGCCGAGGGTGAACGGCGATCCGAGCGGGTTTCTGAGGATCGACTGCATGGCGACGCCGGCCACCGAGAGCCCGACGCCGGCGACGATCGCCGCGAGCGCCTGCGGGAGGCGGATGTTCCAGATGATCAGGTCCCATTTGCCTGGCACGGTGGCGGCGGCGCCGGGGTGGAGGAACGCAGTGATCCGGTCGACTATCCCGTTCGCCAGGGAGAGCAGGACGTCGTATGCGGGGATATTGACCGCACCGATCGAGATGGAGAAGATGAAAAGGACAAAAAGGAGGGCTGCCCCTCCGAGGATCCAGAGGTACTTGCGCCGCGTGTACGCCTGGTAGTCCGCGGGGACCGTCCCGTCTGCAAAGTGCACGCCTTTACATCCTCCTTTGACATCTCGTGACGCTGATCATGCATCACACCGAAATCTGCGTGAATCCGAGGTCGCTGTACTGGCTGTTCAGGTCGCCGAAGTTCGGTTTCCCGATGAAGAAGGCAAATATTTCGTCGGCTTTCCGGACCGGATCGACGTCCTCGAACCGCTCGGGATAGAGGGTCTTGCCGATGAAGTAGGCGTCGGCGAGCACGGTCTCGTAGTTTACGTTATAGAAGTTGTACGGGAGGACGCCGTAGACCCTGCCGTTCTTCGCTGCCGAAAGGCCCTGCAGTGCCGGGTCGGTCTTCAACTCGCCGATGGCGCCGTCGCTCTCCATCTGGATGGTGCCGGCGTCGATGAAGATATAGTCGGGGTTCCAGTCGACGAGCGCCTCTTTGGCGATATCGGCGTGCGCCGTCCCCATGCCGGCGGCGACGTTCTTCGCGTGCACCCAGAGGAAGGGCGGGTAGGCGGGTTCGGTGGAGATGATCCCATGCGCCCCGGCCGAGGAGACGCCGCCGACGTAGACGCTCTTCTGTTCGGCTTCGGGGATGTCGCCGGTCCGCTTCTCGAGGTCGGCGATCGTCGCCTCGATGTAGGCGATCACCTCTTCGGCCCGGTCCTGCTCCCCGAGGACCTGGCCCATCACCCGCAGACCGCCGTACATCTCGGCCTTCTCGGCGTCATTGCGCAGGGAGCCGTACGGGAAGGCGACGACCGGGATGCCGGTCTTCTCCTGGAGGGTGTCGGCCTCGGCGGCGCTGGTGCCGTAGGCCGTCCCGGTCGAACCGGTCTTGAAGACGACCTCAGGCCCGATCCCCAGGATCTTCTCGGGATCGTCCTTGCCTCTCATCTCGCCGATCAGGGGGAGGCCTTTGAACTGCGACCCGTATGCAAGGGCATAGGGACGGCCTTCGATCACCTGCTCTTTCTTCTCGTTGCTGTCCACGCCGACGACCAGGTCCTGCCCGCCGAGATAGACCAGGTAGCGGAGGCCGCCTGAGCCCGAGCAGATGACGCTCTCCGGGGGCGAGGGAACAGTGACCGTCCGGCCGAAGCCGTCGGTCACGGTGAGTTCTGACGGTCCGGACGGCGCGGCTGGCGTTACGTCGGTGCCGGTGCACCCGGCACTTAAAGCGAGGGCCAGAACGACACCTATCAATCCAAGAATAAGTACAATATTTTTAATCATATTTCTTCACCACGTGGATTATTATATGACCATATAACGTATTTAGATTAATTAATCTTACTAAATTTAAAAATTATATGAATTTATCCGGGCTCGCCTGAACCATGCATTCTGCAGCAAGGCGCCGGAGGGATCAGGAAAAGATGCCGGGAACACGATGGTGCTGAAAAAAAGCGGGCAGAAGAGGGAAGGGATCAGGATCCCGATCAGGCCGTCTCGATGGAGACGACCTCCGCCGGCGTCCCCCACTGCTGGATGGTGGCGACGTCCACCGGTCGGAGCGTGAACCTTACCCGAAGTCCGTCCTGTGCGAATGCGGGGTCGAGGTCCAGGGGCAGGTAATGCGTGCCGTCGTCGGCGACGATGCCGTAGAACCCGCCCTCGAGATCGATGTAGGTGACCGTGCCGGTGCCGGTGACGGTCCCCTCCTCACCCCCGGTGCACCCGCAGACGAATGCCAGGGCGGCGACGACGATCAGAAGGGCCATGCCCGGATGTGATCTCATTCTCATATCTTTCACCACCGTCCAGATACACCGGGAGGAGGCATATATATTGTCATAACTGCGGGACCGTTCGCAGTCATCCGCCCGGGTCACCTATAAATATCCGGCCAGAGAATCGGGGTAATAATCGCCCACCAGGGGCGATTGGACCGGTGGTCTGGATGATCCTTGAAAAAATCGTATCCGAGGGACTCGCCCACAACTCGTACCTGGTCGGGGCCGACGGCGCCGCCGCCGTCATCGACCCGAGACGGGACTGCGGCGTGTACGTTGAGATCGCGGAACGCCACGGCCTTGCGATCACCCATATCTTCGAGACGCATAGAAACGAGGACTATTGCATCGGGTCGCTCGAACTGGCGAAACAGACCGGGGCCGCGATCCTGCACGGGGCGGCGATGGACTTCGCCTACGGGACGCCGGTCCATGACGGGGACGAGTTCGCCGTCGGGTCCCTCCAGATCAGGGTGCTGGAGACGCCCGGCCATACCGACGAGAGCATATCGCTTGTCCTGACCGATACGGGCGTCTCGCCCGACCCCTACCTGGTCTTCACCGGCGACGCCCTCTTCGCGGGCGATGTCGGCCGGACCGATTTTTTCAAGGACCGCCTCGAGGAGATGGCCGGGAAACTCCACGACGCCCTCTGGCAGAAGATCCTCCCGCTCGGCGACGGGGTGATCGTCTGCCCGGCCCATGGCGCGGGGTCGGTCTGCGGCGGGGGGATCGGCGACCTCCCCCTCACCACCATCGGCTACGAGAAAGGGACGAACCTGCTCCTGCACCTTGACCGGGAGACCTTCATCAGGGAAAAATCCACCGAGCACCATTATATCCCGCCCTATTTCGCGATGATGGAGCGCTACAACCGCTCCGGCGTCCCCCCGCTTGCGGGGAGGCAGGTGATGCGCCCCCTCGCCCCGGCGGAGGTCGAGGGCGCCGCAGACAAAGGAGCGCTCATCGTCGATATCAGGGGCCCTGCGGCTTTCGCCGGCGGGCATGTGCCCGGGAGCCTGAACATCTGGTCAGGCGGGCTTTCGTCGTTTCTCGGGTATTTCGCCTCGTACGACCGGCCGATCGTCTTCGTCGACGAGTTCAACCTCGCCCTGCAATCGGCAGAGGCCCAGGCGCTGCGGATCGGCTTCGACCGGATCGCCGGCTACCTCGGCGGCGGGATGGGAGCGTGGAACAAAAGCGGGCGCCCCATCGGGCGGTGCGGGACCTGCGCAGTGGGAGAGGTCGATCTCCACGCCGAGGGCCAGTTCATCCTGGATGTCAGGGACATCCGCAACCGGACCGCCGCCGGCGCGATCCCCGGGTCCTATCACGTGTATGCAGGAGAGATCGAAGGGGGCCTCGCCGCCATCCCGAAGGACCGGCACGTCCTGGTCTACTGCGACGCCGGGTTCAAGGGAAGTCTTGCCGCCTCGGTGCTCCTGAGAAACGGCTACGGACGGGTGACCAACATCCTCGGCGGGATGGCCGCCTGGAAAAAGGCCGGGCTCCCGGTGGAATGGACCGGGGCGTGAGGGGCGGCAGGCCCCCCGGCATGGGACTCTTCGATTTTCCAGAGCCCTCATGATCTCGGTGCGAAGAGACGAGAGAACGAACAGCGAAGGTCGCCTCTGCCGGGGGTTGCACCCCCGGACCCCTGCATACGATTGCCCTGGAGATGAGGGAACGGGAGGGGCAGCGCATCTGTCGATGAAAAATAATGGATGGACGTGCGGCGTGGTTTGCCCGTCCCCACCCCTATCGCATGTGCGGGGGGGACCGGGGGGCGGCAGGCCCCCCGGCATGGGCAGAACCAGATTTCGCGTACAAGCACACAACACCCGCCTCTGCCCGGGGGTTGCCACCCCCGGACCCCCGCACACGATTGCTCCTGACATGCGGGGAAGGGCCAGGCGGAGCATCTGGCGATGAAAAATTGATGGATGGGCGTGCTGGCGTATCTTGTCCATCCCTGCCCCAATCGCAGGTCTATGGGGCAGCCAGCCCCCCGGCATGGGCTGCTCGGTTTTCCAGAACTCTTACTCTCCATGTGCGAAGATGTGATAATTACTCAGGATGACGAGGACACCGCGCCGGGGGTTGCCCCAGCCATGCGGGATCGGTCGGGCCGGAGAGGCGATCATCCATCATCCCCCGATCGCACCGGCGGATGGATCAATCAATGTTCGTCCAGAAACACTTCACCCCATCTCATTGTGGCCTATCGTCCCGGATCGCCTGAGCGGCATCAGATAAAGGTGTCATGGCGACCCGCACACAGGAGTGAAGGGCCAGAAAAAATAAGGAGGTCAGGGGAAGCCGCGACCCGGCGTCACGGCGGCAGCATCACGGCGTCGATCACGTGAATGACGCCATTGCTGCATTCGATGTCGGCGGTCGTGACGTTCGCACCGTCCACTTTCACCCCTCCGTCCGTCGTGATGGCGAGATCAGACCCCTCGAGGCTCGTGAGGCTGCTCATCCCCGCGATCTCCGTGGACATGTATTTCCCTGCGACCACATGGTAGGTGAGCACGCGGCTCAGTTCGGTCGTGTTCGCAAGAAGGCCGTCGAGCGCTCCCGCGGGAAGCGCTTCAAACGCTGCATCGGTCGGCGCAAACACCGTGAACGGGCCGTCCCCCTTCATTGTTTCGGTCAGGTTCGCCGCATCGAGGGCGGTGAGCAGGGTCGTAAAGGTCCCGGCCTCGGTCGCCGTTTCGACGATGTCCTTCTCCGCCGGGGGCGCAGTCGTCTGTTCGGTGGTCTGTTCGGTCGTAGGTTCGGCAGTCGGTTCGGTGGTCGCCACCGTCGTCGGGGGTGTCGTAGAATCGCCGGTACACCCGCATATCAGGATGGCCGCGACAACAAGCGCAGCCATAAAAATCGTTAGCATTTTTTTCATTATTCATCCCCCCCAGGGACAGTGCATATCTGGAGTTAATGACATTATATTATTTGTGGAATAATTCTTCATCTCCGAGTATTTTATCCAGATCCTCAGGAGAGGTCACCGGCTGCTCGCAGGCGGTTCCCCGGCAGAGATATGCCGTCGCCTTTCCGCCCTGCGCAGACATGAGGGCGGTGTGCGGAGCCACCTCTGCAAGAACATCGGCGCTCCTCCGATCTTTCAGGAGGACGGTGAGGTTGGGGCGGTAGGATGAGGCGACCAGGTCGAGCATCTTTCG from Methanofollis liminatans DSM 4140 encodes:
- a CDS encoding ABC transporter ATP-binding protein, which produces MILSVDELTFLYRNHDVLSEIAFTIDAGEVVAILGPNGVGKTTLLKCLNRILRPKGGVVNLDGEDLSRLNLMDIARRVGYVPQRVETGRLTAFDAVLLGRRPHIGWDITERDLRIVDAVFHRLSMDNLRLSYIDEMSGGELQKVAIARALVQEPKILLLDEPTSSLDLKNQVEILSTIVQIVRQHTIAAVMTMHDLNQALRYADRFIFLKDGRVYAHGDRDIVTPAVIQDVYGVSVDVVTHKGLPLVVPVA
- a CDS encoding FecCD family ABC transporter permease, with protein sequence MHFADGTVPADYQAYTRRKYLWILGGAALLFVLFIFSISIGAVNIPAYDVLLSLANGIVDRITAFLHPGAAATVPGKWDLIIWNIRLPQALAAIVAGVGLSVAGVAMQSILRNPLGSPFTLGISNAGAFGAAVSVIVLGTGQMHSTVADAVTLNNPYLTTIVAFIFCLLATGVILLISRVRGASPEVMVLAGVALSSLFTAGTMFLQYFASDAQLAAVVFWTFGDVGRINWPELGIMSFVVVAATIFFIANRWNYNSIDAGDEAAKGLGVNVEGVRNIGMIVAALVSAVIVSFLGVIGFVGLVCPHMVRRLIGDDQRYLIPGSCVMGGVLLLASDTVARVIVAPYILPVAVLTAFMGAPVFIYLLLRGYRR
- a CDS encoding iron ABC transporter substrate-binding protein; this translates as MIKNIVLILGLIGVVLALALSAGCTGTDVTPAAPSGPSELTVTDGFGRTVTVPSPPESVICSGSGGLRYLVYLGGQDLVVGVDSNEKKEQVIEGRPYALAYGSQFKGLPLIGEMRGKDDPEKILGIGPEVVFKTGSTGTAYGTSAAEADTLQEKTGIPVVAFPYGSLRNDAEKAEMYGGLRVMGQVLGEQDRAEEVIAYIEATIADLEKRTGDIPEAEQKSVYVGGVSSAGAHGIISTEPAYPPFLWVHAKNVAAGMGTAHADIAKEALVDWNPDYIFIDAGTIQMESDGAIGELKTDPALQGLSAAKNGRVYGVLPYNFYNVNYETVLADAYFIGKTLYPERFEDVDPVRKADEIFAFFIGKPNFGDLNSQYSDLGFTQISV
- a CDS encoding MBL fold metallo-hydrolase, encoding MILEKIVSEGLAHNSYLVGADGAAAVIDPRRDCGVYVEIAERHGLAITHIFETHRNEDYCIGSLELAKQTGAAILHGAAMDFAYGTPVHDGDEFAVGSLQIRVLETPGHTDESISLVLTDTGVSPDPYLVFTGDALFAGDVGRTDFFKDRLEEMAGKLHDALWQKILPLGDGVIVCPAHGAGSVCGGGIGDLPLTTIGYEKGTNLLLHLDRETFIREKSTEHHYIPPYFAMMERYNRSGVPPLAGRQVMRPLAPAEVEGAADKGALIVDIRGPAAFAGGHVPGSLNIWSGGLSSFLGYFASYDRPIVFVDEFNLALQSAEAQALRIGFDRIAGYLGGGMGAWNKSGRPIGRCGTCAVGEVDLHAEGQFILDVRDIRNRTAAGAIPGSYHVYAGEIEGGLAAIPKDRHVLVYCDAGFKGSLAASVLLRNGYGRVTNILGGMAAWKKAGLPVEWTGA
- a CDS encoding PIN domain-containing protein, translating into MSLSVEIEGRELPILANLFSGRFTVSSPLYDLALFSVEPEGAGYRIRFIAEKEDFDRGAGAYKSHATEMPAFTDYDECLLASGVTSYENLAEFVGRLGIYRELKKEVRFGIDTNLLYHRFVTVTGVIAPEETILPDIVRQEVEYALNHKYSSRFIAELQASAPAHADVIGEFENRKKKKSRKAAYLAMAEYRDLRDRALLLDTGADAAHTSRENDGLIVRALRRFEEERFSLPVLLTADTAMADLCDAEGVEYFLFRSPYHERPATTGAAAFFRLLAYLAVVFGVIDLGSVLVFSEYGGKGNDSSAFRLTFMDEDLHTEFTRDVGVCRKLLALGIVR
- a CDS encoding pyridoxal phosphate-dependent aminotransferase: MAAERFAERVRGIELSGIRRMFEGAGKDAINLGLGQPDFPTPAHIGEAAIRAIHEGKTGYTVNAGIPELREAIAEKLLRENALRYDPSNVIVTAGASEALHIVMQALVDQGDRVLMADPGFVSYAALAALAGGRAEGLPLDATLHIDVEAAKEQMDGARLFVLNTPANPTGMVESEESIRALVEYAADSGVTVVSDEVYEHFTYGKPHFSAARFGEDVVTINATSKTYSMTGWRLGYLAAPEETVEACLKVHQYCQACATSISQYAAVAAIAGDQAPVAAMRDEYRKRRDLICGGLRDLGFSFATPEGAFYVYLPVEENLFNTIIQKGVIIVPGSAFGTRTPGYARISYAASQADLKRALDRIAAAVEESGKN
- the hxlB gene encoding 6-phospho-3-hexuloisomerase: MTGHEVQDMMRLMASKIASIADGISKEEVDLFLHEILCGKRIYVLGAGRSGLVAKAFAMRLMHLGLQCFVVGETVTPAMAEGDVLVVFSGSGKTKTVAELAETAKEIGGRVCLITSNKDSRIGRIADGILVIESHRDEVKDESVEFEIRQMMGEHKSFAPLGTIFETACMVLADAIVSRLMEITETDVEDLKCRHANIE
- a CDS encoding fasciclin domain-containing protein, which translates into the protein MAALVVAAILICGCTGDSTTPPTTVATTEPTAEPTTEQTTEQTTAPPAEKDIVETATEAGTFTTLLTALDAANLTETMKGDGPFTVFAPTDAAFEALPAGALDGLLANTTELSRVLTYHVVAGKYMSTEIAGMSSLTSLEGSDLAITTDGGVKVDGANVTTADIECSNGVIHVIDAVMLPP
- a CDS encoding HAD family hydrolase, whose amino-acid sequence is MKAVLFDMDNTLWDFVAAKKAACRAVVEHAGAGDVEALYAYFRRPGVGFEDPSNVIEYLLDIGADRSCVMPCCTVYEKAKIASIRPYPGVRETLDALASADLSLAVVTDAHSSQARSRLRKAGLDDLFSCVVTPDISGQRKPDPASFLHALSTLSASPSDAMVVGDSIRREIEPGRALGMRTAYALYGDQSDGPVSLGSRPDYVLGNIRDLISIIGIS
- a CDS encoding ferredoxin-thioredoxin reductase catalytic domain-containing protein is translated as MPPPSDAEIEREYLRLKKEAEAGGYHLSPDRAFVNGLVAGLLANTERYGYPSCPCRLAAGIRERDLDIVCPCDYRDPDLTEHGACYCALYVSGEIAAGNAKAGAVPERRPPGGPKKKETPAAGLGALPFPVWRCRVCGYLCARDSPPEVCPVCKAKADRFERFI
- a CDS encoding glutaredoxin family protein, translating into MDPIHVAGTDKGRVMLFALSTCGWCAKTKALLNDLGVAYDYVFVDQLPREEMERVYADMMKRYNPLGSFPTVVINGRVIVGFKEEDIREALI